One region of Pseudomonas sp. B21-040 genomic DNA includes:
- a CDS encoding spermidine/putrescine ABC transporter substrate-binding protein has translation MVISIWDGYMAPDALDKFKAASGVDIDKALHATNEEIMGKLMASGGEGYDVVFVSSPFAEVLHKQGLLADIDPVKVPNLKNLYPEATQLEYDPGNHFSVPYTWGTTGICYRSDKVTPAPTSWNELLNPSDALKGKVTMLATDRWMLGAAFLAKGWSVNDNDASHVAAVRDQLIATKKRILAFDDTTFYSKLASGESLMAHAWDGWCNYGTQANAAIKFVVPKEGSDLWVDTMVVLKSSKHQEEAFKFLNFMLAKENHVWVAENILYKIPNQAAMAGLSADLLKQYPNLTIAPSELLKMEQLRDLGGTTQKAYTRAVTEIMAAQN, from the coding sequence ATGGTGATTTCCATCTGGGACGGTTACATGGCCCCGGATGCGCTGGACAAGTTCAAAGCGGCCAGCGGCGTTGACATCGACAAGGCTTTGCACGCGACCAACGAAGAAATCATGGGCAAGCTGATGGCGTCTGGCGGTGAAGGCTATGACGTTGTGTTTGTCTCCTCACCGTTCGCCGAAGTCCTGCACAAGCAGGGTCTGCTGGCGGATATCGATCCGGTCAAGGTTCCCAACCTCAAGAACCTCTATCCCGAAGCCACCCAGCTGGAATATGACCCGGGCAACCATTTCTCGGTGCCGTATACCTGGGGCACGACCGGTATCTGCTATCGCTCCGACAAAGTGACGCCGGCGCCCACCAGCTGGAATGAGCTGCTCAACCCAAGCGATGCGCTCAAAGGCAAAGTGACGATGCTTGCCACTGACCGCTGGATGCTCGGCGCCGCTTTCCTGGCCAAGGGCTGGTCGGTCAACGACAACGACGCAAGCCACGTCGCCGCCGTCCGCGACCAGTTGATCGCTACCAAGAAACGCATCCTCGCCTTCGACGACACCACCTTCTACTCGAAACTCGCTTCCGGCGAATCGCTGATGGCCCACGCCTGGGATGGCTGGTGCAACTACGGGACCCAGGCCAACGCGGCGATCAAATTCGTCGTGCCCAAAGAAGGTTCCGATCTGTGGGTGGACACCATGGTCGTGCTGAAAAGCTCGAAGCATCAGGAGGAGGCGTTCAAATTCCTCAACTTCATGCTCGCCAAGGAAAACCACGTATGGGTTGCGGAAAACATCCTCTACAAAATCCCCAACCAGGCCGCAATGGCCGGTTTGTCCGCTGACCTGCTCAAGCAATATCCCAACTTGACCATCGCCCCGAGCGAGTTGTTGAAGATGGAGCAATTGCGCGATCTGGGCGGCACCACCCAGAAAGCCTATACCCGGGCCGTCACCGAAATCATGGCGGCGCAGAACTAA
- a CDS encoding glycosyltransferase, protein MHTQKLIAMFPEASFGAALNCIGIAQSLREQGAKPVFICHEHFQGLFAEYGFDEYPIPQASPLSAAEHQHYWERFIERNIPYFDQTPLAQIDSYVAPAWEAIIDTAIEAEKPLQQLLGRLKPDVIVLDNVVMFPAIANAGCPWVRMVSCAETELPDAAVPPYLSGCLASDRDGRERFTEHYQKVVAPAHERFLQFLASNGTAPCPPGQFLVDSPWLNLLLSPTPVRYERLLPLDSQRYVYLDGCVRREAPYIVPGFPRHNDAPLIYISFGSLGAADTGMIKRLIGTIEHLPYRFLINVGAYRDTYTTVPDNVYLDSWFPQPAVLKECQLFIHHGGNNSFCEALYFGLPSLIIPYCWDGHDNAARAEEVGVGRYLPRFADPLSALPAALEQLLSDQSMKQRLEAFSKNMQATRGTDIAARAILALPNA, encoded by the coding sequence ATGCACACACAAAAACTTATCGCCATGTTTCCGGAAGCCAGTTTCGGCGCGGCCTTGAACTGCATTGGGATCGCCCAATCGCTGCGTGAGCAGGGAGCAAAACCGGTCTTCATCTGCCACGAACACTTTCAGGGACTCTTCGCCGAGTACGGCTTCGACGAGTACCCGATCCCGCAAGCCAGCCCACTGTCGGCGGCGGAACATCAGCATTACTGGGAACGGTTCATAGAGCGCAACATTCCTTACTTCGACCAGACGCCACTGGCACAGATCGACAGCTATGTGGCGCCGGCCTGGGAAGCGATCATCGACACCGCCATCGAAGCGGAAAAACCGCTGCAACAGTTGCTCGGTCGACTGAAGCCGGACGTCATCGTCCTCGACAACGTGGTCATGTTCCCCGCCATCGCCAACGCCGGCTGCCCTTGGGTGCGCATGGTGTCCTGCGCCGAAACCGAGCTGCCGGATGCCGCCGTACCGCCGTATCTGTCGGGCTGCCTGGCCAGCGACAGGGACGGCCGTGAGCGGTTTACCGAGCATTACCAGAAAGTCGTCGCGCCGGCCCATGAACGCTTTTTGCAATTTCTCGCGAGCAACGGCACAGCGCCTTGCCCGCCGGGCCAGTTTCTTGTCGATTCGCCATGGCTCAACCTGCTGCTGTCGCCGACGCCGGTGCGTTATGAACGCCTGTTGCCACTGGACTCGCAGCGCTATGTCTACCTCGACGGCTGTGTGCGGCGCGAGGCGCCTTACATCGTTCCAGGCTTTCCGCGGCACAACGACGCACCGCTGATCTACATCAGCTTCGGTAGCCTCGGGGCTGCCGACACCGGCATGATCAAGCGCCTGATTGGCACTATCGAACACCTGCCCTATCGCTTCCTGATCAACGTCGGTGCCTATCGGGACACGTACACCACCGTGCCCGACAACGTGTACCTGGACAGCTGGTTTCCGCAACCGGCCGTGCTCAAGGAATGTCAGCTGTTCATCCACCACGGCGGCAACAACAGTTTCTGCGAGGCGCTGTACTTCGGCTTGCCGTCTTTGATTATTCCTTACTGCTGGGACGGCCACGACAACGCCGCACGTGCCGAGGAAGTCGGCGTCGGCCGCTACCTGCCACGGTTCGCCGATCCGTTGTCGGCATTACCGGCGGCCCTCGAACAGTTGCTGAGCGATCAATCGATGAAGCAACGCCTCGAAGCCTTCAGCAAAAACATGCAGGCGACTCGCGGTACTGACATCGCCGCACGGGCAATCTTGGCGCTGCCCAACGCCTGA
- a CDS encoding ABC transporter permease — MSQSRSVSGTVLTTHLGLVYAFLYVPILVLILLSFNKSGLPTAWGGVSLKWYVALAHNSAILSAALNTLIVALSATFIACVLGTFLALGIELRRKGNDKGQVVDTLLMAPMIIPDIVLAIALLSFFNLLKVGLGLHSIIISHAVFNIAFVCAVVRTRLKHFDYSILEASIDLGASWATTFRRVLLPAIFPGVLAGGLLSFTLSVDEFIIAFFNSGSGQASTTLPMQIYAMIRFGVTPEINALATLVMLVSITALLASQRLNKAPRTHE; from the coding sequence ATGAGCCAGTCTCGTTCCGTAAGCGGCACCGTACTCACTACGCACCTGGGGTTGGTGTATGCCTTCCTTTATGTACCGATCCTGGTATTGATTCTGCTGTCGTTCAACAAGTCCGGATTACCGACGGCCTGGGGCGGCGTATCGCTGAAGTGGTATGTGGCGCTGGCGCATAACTCGGCGATTTTGTCGGCGGCGCTCAACACCCTGATCGTGGCCCTCTCGGCGACCTTCATTGCCTGTGTGCTAGGGACATTCCTCGCGCTCGGCATCGAACTGCGCCGCAAGGGCAACGACAAGGGGCAAGTGGTCGACACGCTGCTGATGGCGCCCATGATCATTCCCGACATCGTCCTGGCCATTGCGCTGCTGAGCTTCTTCAACCTGCTCAAAGTCGGGCTGGGCTTGCACTCGATCATCATCAGCCACGCCGTGTTCAACATCGCCTTCGTCTGCGCGGTCGTGCGCACGCGCCTCAAACACTTCGACTATTCGATCCTCGAAGCTTCGATCGATCTCGGCGCGAGCTGGGCCACCACGTTTCGCCGGGTGTTGTTGCCGGCGATTTTTCCCGGCGTGCTGGCGGGCGGTTTGCTCTCGTTCACCTTGTCGGTGGACGAATTCATCATCGCCTTTTTCAACTCCGGGTCCGGCCAGGCTTCCACCACGTTGCCGATGCAGATCTACGCCATGATCCGTTTTGGCGTCACCCCGGAAATCAATGCTCTGGCGACGTTGGTGATGCTGGTCAGCATTACCGCGCTGCTGGCTTCGCAGCGTCTCAACAAGGCTCCTCGCACCCATGAATAA
- a CDS encoding GntR family transcriptional regulator, translated as MSTTPEKKPRTNHLELARRILEHTQETGLVAGAPVAEQALARTFQVSRTLIRGALKVLLEENLLSHEAGKGYRLAALPTGQHFNAALPQAEEEELATSVLRDRMAGRLGDSISISELMRRYDIGRPAAQKALAQLSESQAIERGPGQSWLFRPSLNNLAALEESLKFRLILEPEALLNPNFNADPQRLSLLRSAMQLLLASPVEHFDIQQFRELDISFHELIAQSCGNRFIGDALLQHQSLRRLPNLLPTVSVHRLQEALREHLQIIAHIERGQLEIAADVLRLHLRLSAAQRPQTANRGIPQGQSFGRR; from the coding sequence TTGAGCACAACACCCGAAAAAAAACCTCGCACCAATCACCTCGAACTCGCCCGGCGCATCCTGGAACACACCCAGGAAACCGGCCTGGTGGCCGGCGCCCCGGTGGCAGAACAAGCACTGGCCCGTACTTTTCAGGTGTCGCGCACACTGATTCGTGGCGCACTGAAAGTGCTGCTGGAAGAAAACCTGCTGAGCCATGAAGCCGGCAAAGGCTACCGACTGGCCGCACTGCCGACCGGCCAGCACTTCAACGCCGCATTGCCGCAAGCCGAGGAAGAGGAACTGGCTACCTCGGTCCTGCGCGACCGCATGGCCGGCCGCCTTGGGGACAGCATCAGCATCAGCGAACTGATGCGCCGCTACGACATCGGCCGGCCGGCGGCGCAAAAAGCACTGGCGCAACTCAGTGAAAGCCAGGCCATCGAGCGCGGCCCCGGCCAGTCCTGGCTGTTTCGCCCTTCGCTGAACAACCTCGCCGCACTCGAAGAAAGCCTCAAGTTCCGCCTGATCCTGGAGCCGGAAGCGCTGCTCAACCCCAACTTCAACGCCGACCCACAACGTCTGTCCCTTTTGCGCAGCGCCATGCAGTTGTTGCTCGCGAGCCCGGTTGAGCACTTCGATATCCAACAGTTTCGCGAGCTGGACATCAGCTTTCATGAACTGATCGCCCAGAGTTGCGGCAACCGCTTTATCGGCGATGCCCTGCTCCAGCATCAGAGCCTGCGGCGCCTGCCGAATCTGCTGCCGACCGTCAGCGTGCATCGCCTGCAAGAAGCCCTGCGCGAACACCTGCAAATCATTGCGCACATCGAACGCGGACAACTGGAGATCGCGGCCGACGTGCTGCGCCTGCACCTGCGCCTGAGCGCCGCGCAGCGCCCGCAAACGGCTAATCGCGGCATCCCGCAGGGCCAGTCATTCGGGCGCCGTTGA
- a CDS encoding ABC transporter permease, giving the protein MSALHADRRLSAWLLAPGFGWLLIFLVVPCILVLVYSFVERGAYGGIDWLFTWENYQRAFDPLYLGILLKSAKIAGLATLFAVLIGYPAAYAIARAPRRHQAVFLFLVMLPFWSNYLIRTYAWIVLLNREGLINRMLQLFGYSGEPISLLYTEASVVLGLVYNYIPFVILAIFSSLSRINNELWDASKDLGASGWMTFRRIILPLSVPGVAAGAVFVFVLSIGNFITADLLGGKQVQMVGNLIYSQFLTARDWPFGAALSFFLIAIMLILLFVQALVARRAEGGRA; this is encoded by the coding sequence ATGAGTGCTTTGCATGCTGACAGGCGTTTGTCGGCCTGGCTTCTTGCGCCCGGCTTTGGCTGGCTGCTGATATTTCTGGTGGTGCCGTGCATTCTGGTGCTGGTCTACAGCTTCGTCGAACGCGGTGCCTACGGCGGCATCGACTGGCTGTTCACCTGGGAAAACTACCAACGCGCATTCGATCCGTTGTACCTCGGGATCCTGCTCAAGTCGGCCAAAATCGCCGGCCTGGCGACACTGTTTGCGGTGCTGATCGGCTATCCGGCGGCCTACGCGATTGCCCGCGCTCCGCGGCGCCATCAAGCGGTGTTTCTGTTTCTGGTAATGCTGCCGTTCTGGAGCAACTACCTGATCCGCACCTATGCGTGGATCGTCCTGCTCAATCGCGAAGGCCTGATCAACCGCATGCTGCAGTTGTTCGGCTATAGCGGTGAACCGATCAGCCTGCTGTACACCGAAGCGTCGGTGGTGCTGGGGCTGGTCTACAACTACATCCCGTTTGTGATCCTGGCGATTTTCTCCTCGTTGTCGCGCATCAATAACGAACTCTGGGACGCCTCGAAAGACCTTGGTGCTTCGGGCTGGATGACCTTTCGCCGGATCATCCTGCCGTTGAGCGTGCCCGGTGTGGCGGCTGGCGCGGTGTTTGTATTCGTCCTGAGCATCGGCAACTTCATCACCGCCGACCTGTTGGGCGGCAAGCAAGTGCAGATGGTCGGCAACCTGATCTACTCGCAATTCCTCACGGCGCGGGACTGGCCGTTCGGCGCGGCGCTAAGTTTCTTCCTGATCGCGATCATGCTGATTCTGTTGTTCGTGCAGGCGCTGGTTGCTCGTCGCGCAGAAGGAGGTCGCGCATGA